One Roseimaritima multifibrata DNA window includes the following coding sequences:
- a CDS encoding PSD1 and planctomycete cytochrome C domain-containing protein gives MGKLDRLARRCVVICLFGFSVCLLIGSFSIPAHADEPSAITDESEILFVRRIAPLFREKCLGCHGQDPELIEGNLDFRSIHPLTAGGESGEAGIVVGNPEESSIYLASLRGEEDFSAMPPKESEALSDQQLSWLKRWIETGAKWPTEETVKAIEQQYAEAWSAEDGVIVATSGGLDANWTNRRYDPAGLWAYQPLKHAEIPPGQKSPIDHFILDTMPDGLAVAPRADRRTLIRRAAFDLTGLPPTPEQVANFLDDPADDQVAFAALVDRLLDSPHYGERMAQHWLDVTRYADSSGFANDYERGNAWRYRDYVIRSFNDDKPYNDFIREQIAGDEITPDDPEGIIAAGFLRMGPWELTGMEVAKVARMRFLDDVTNSVGETFLGQSLQCCRCHDHKFDPIPTRDYYSVQAIFATTQLADRQAKFTSDENIAGFEERTYLEARSKGYENVREQMDKALLENAEQWYAAENRDMEQWKEAVAKAKQGKTARGVFVAARKSLMASGIKQQDLPPIKVGFTPQQFGLERVARKGLERLKWEFDRYQPFAHSVYNGHTPSLKSVPNPLRLPKDRTKGELETPVIHTGGDPFAEGEPVQPGVLSVITNQVSTEVPKTISGRRTALANWIADSANPLTTRVIVNRIWQWHFGQAIAGNPNNFGSTGKRPTHPLLLDFLAQQLIAGDWSIKSLHRQIMNSDAYCRSSHHPDRKQLSNLDPQNESYAAFMPRRLSAEELRDAMLSVSVQLNDAIGGIPCRPIINAEVALQPRQVMGTFAAAWTPNPKPAQRNRRSIYVLKLRGLVDPSLEVFNAPSPDFSCERRDTSTVTPQVFTMFNSHSTHTRALALAKDVMTDNADPSEVIRRVYSRLFSRDATDREITRCLAHWNQIETMLPSEAPNREPPPRQIVREAVEENTGERFTFIERLHAVDDFEPDVQPSDVSRRTRALADLCLVLLNSNEFVYVY, from the coding sequence ATGGGCAAACTTGATCGACTTGCCAGGCGATGCGTCGTCATTTGCCTGTTCGGTTTCAGTGTTTGTCTGTTGATTGGCTCCTTCTCGATCCCCGCGCATGCCGACGAACCTTCCGCGATCACTGATGAGAGCGAGATTCTTTTCGTACGCCGAATCGCACCTCTGTTTCGTGAAAAATGTTTGGGATGCCATGGTCAAGATCCCGAATTGATTGAAGGCAACCTTGATTTTCGCTCGATCCATCCATTGACCGCTGGCGGCGAAAGTGGCGAAGCGGGGATTGTTGTCGGCAATCCTGAGGAGAGCTCGATCTACTTGGCTTCGCTCCGCGGCGAAGAAGATTTCTCTGCGATGCCGCCCAAGGAAAGTGAAGCTCTCAGCGATCAGCAGCTCTCCTGGTTGAAACGGTGGATCGAAACGGGTGCCAAGTGGCCTACGGAGGAAACCGTAAAAGCGATCGAACAACAGTATGCTGAGGCTTGGTCCGCTGAAGATGGCGTGATCGTTGCAACGTCTGGCGGACTGGACGCGAACTGGACCAATCGCCGCTATGACCCGGCCGGCCTCTGGGCGTACCAACCGCTAAAGCATGCGGAGATTCCTCCAGGGCAGAAATCACCCATCGATCATTTTATCCTTGATACGATGCCCGACGGCCTTGCGGTCGCCCCCCGGGCCGACCGGAGGACTCTGATTCGCCGGGCCGCATTCGATTTGACCGGTTTGCCTCCAACACCTGAGCAGGTCGCAAATTTCTTAGACGATCCAGCCGACGATCAAGTGGCGTTTGCTGCTTTGGTTGACCGCTTACTCGATTCGCCTCATTACGGCGAACGTATGGCGCAGCACTGGCTTGATGTGACTCGCTACGCTGACTCTTCGGGCTTTGCCAACGACTATGAACGAGGCAACGCGTGGCGGTACCGCGATTATGTGATTCGTTCCTTCAACGATGACAAACCGTACAACGATTTCATCCGTGAACAGATTGCCGGCGATGAAATCACCCCCGATGATCCAGAAGGGATTATTGCCGCCGGATTCCTTCGCATGGGACCTTGGGAATTGACCGGGATGGAAGTCGCAAAAGTTGCACGCATGCGATTCCTGGACGACGTAACGAATAGCGTCGGTGAAACCTTTCTCGGTCAATCGCTGCAGTGCTGCCGTTGTCACGATCACAAATTCGATCCGATCCCCACACGTGACTACTACAGCGTCCAAGCAATCTTTGCGACCACTCAGTTGGCAGACCGACAAGCCAAGTTTACCAGCGACGAAAACATCGCGGGATTCGAGGAAAGAACCTACCTGGAAGCTCGCAGCAAAGGATACGAAAACGTACGCGAGCAAATGGACAAGGCGCTGCTAGAGAATGCTGAACAATGGTACGCAGCAGAGAATCGTGACATGGAACAATGGAAGGAGGCTGTCGCGAAAGCGAAACAAGGCAAAACGGCTCGTGGCGTTTTTGTTGCCGCTCGCAAATCACTGATGGCATCGGGCATCAAACAACAAGATCTACCGCCGATCAAAGTTGGATTCACTCCCCAGCAATTTGGACTGGAACGAGTCGCTAGAAAAGGGCTGGAGCGTCTGAAGTGGGAGTTCGACCGTTATCAACCGTTCGCACATTCCGTCTACAACGGTCACACCCCGTCCCTGAAGTCGGTGCCCAACCCTCTGCGACTGCCCAAAGACCGAACAAAAGGAGAACTAGAAACGCCGGTCATTCACACCGGCGGGGATCCGTTTGCTGAAGGAGAACCGGTTCAGCCAGGAGTACTAAGTGTCATCACAAACCAAGTTTCGACCGAAGTGCCCAAAACCATCTCAGGTCGTCGAACGGCGCTCGCCAACTGGATTGCCGACTCCGCCAATCCGCTTACAACGCGGGTGATCGTCAATCGAATCTGGCAATGGCACTTTGGGCAGGCGATTGCCGGCAACCCCAACAACTTTGGTTCGACCGGCAAGCGTCCGACGCATCCACTTTTGCTTGATTTCTTAGCCCAGCAGTTGATTGCTGGCGACTGGTCGATCAAATCCCTGCATCGTCAGATCATGAACTCGGACGCATACTGTCGCAGTTCACATCATCCTGACCGAAAGCAACTATCAAATCTGGATCCACAAAACGAATCCTACGCGGCTTTTATGCCTCGACGTCTAAGCGCCGAAGAACTCCGCGATGCGATGCTAAGCGTCAGTGTGCAACTGAATGACGCGATTGGTGGCATCCCTTGTCGTCCGATCATTAACGCCGAAGTCGCGTTGCAGCCACGTCAAGTCATGGGCACGTTTGCGGCTGCCTGGACACCAAACCCCAAGCCCGCCCAGCGCAACCGTCGTTCGATCTACGTATTAAAACTCCGCGGATTGGTCGATCCCAGCCTGGAAGTCTTTAACGCTCCCTCGCCTGATTTCTCCTGCGAACGCCGAGACACCTCCACGGTCACTCCGCAGGTCTTCACAATGTTTAACAGTCACAGCACGCATACGAGAGCCTTGGCGTTGGCAAAGGATGTCATGACCGACAACGCAGATCCATCCGAAGTGATTCGCCGTGTCTACTCGCGACTATTCAGTCGCGACGCGACCGACAGGGAGATCACGCGTTGCCTTGCCCACTGGAATCAAATTGAAACGATGCTGCCATCCGAAGCCCCAAATCGCGAACCGCCTCCCCGGCAGATCGTGCGTGAAGCGGTCGAAGAGAACACGGGCGAACGATTCACTTTCATCGAACGTTTACATGCTGTCGATGATTTCGAACCGGATGTCCAGCCAAGCGACGTCTCCCGTCGTACACGTGCTTTAGCGGATCTCTGTTTAGTGCTGCTTAATAGCAATGAGTTTGTTTATGTCTACTAA
- a CDS encoding VOC family protein encodes MRNVITPCLWFVDNAAEAAEFYTSVFPDSKIVHQMLSQDDWPGGKAGDVLLVEFELQGQAYQALNGGPNDPFNERVSLSVLCKDQTEVDRYWEELIADGGEPIMCGWLKDKYGVRWQIVPEAFFRMVKDTDLEKSRRVMQAMTQLVKLDVAKLTQAYQGKQ; translated from the coding sequence ATGCGAAATGTTATTACTCCTTGCTTGTGGTTTGTCGACAACGCTGCGGAAGCGGCAGAGTTCTACACCTCAGTCTTTCCCGATTCAAAAATCGTCCATCAAATGCTCAGCCAAGATGACTGGCCGGGCGGAAAAGCAGGGGACGTTCTGCTGGTTGAATTTGAATTGCAAGGCCAAGCATACCAAGCTCTCAACGGTGGTCCAAACGACCCATTCAACGAACGCGTGTCGCTCTCCGTCCTCTGCAAAGATCAAACGGAAGTCGACCGCTACTGGGAAGAACTCATCGCCGACGGTGGTGAGCCGATCATGTGCGGGTGGCTGAAGGACAAATACGGCGTGCGATGGCAAATTGTGCCCGAAGCGTTTTTCCGGATGGTCAAAGATACCGATCTCGAAAAGTCTCGGCGCGTGATGCAGGCGATGACTCAGTTGGTCAAGCTGGATGTCGCGAAACTCACCCAAGCCTATCAAGGAAAACAATGA
- a CDS encoding YciI family protein, which yields MKFICLGYSDHAKFAEMSEAEIGALMDECFAYDDVLRRGGHFIGGEALQAAEQAVTLRYRNGTAEATDGPYAETKEQLGGLLILEADNMTHAVELMSKHPGVKAGPFEIRPADETINAMIEARNQQSNSQNQQ from the coding sequence ATGAAGTTCATTTGCTTAGGCTATTCAGACCATGCCAAATTCGCAGAGATGTCCGAGGCCGAGATAGGAGCATTGATGGACGAGTGTTTTGCCTACGACGACGTGCTGCGGAGGGGCGGTCATTTCATTGGCGGAGAAGCTTTGCAGGCCGCCGAACAAGCGGTCACTCTGCGATATCGAAACGGAACCGCCGAGGCGACAGACGGCCCCTACGCGGAAACCAAAGAGCAGCTTGGGGGCCTCTTGATTCTCGAAGCCGACAACATGACACACGCCGTCGAACTGATGTCCAAGCATCCAGGCGTCAAAGCAGGTCCGTTCGAAATTCGCCCTGCAGACGAAACCATCAACGCGATGATCGAAGCACGCAATCAACAATCCAACAGTCAAAACCAACAATAG
- a CDS encoding YciI family protein: MRVMVIVKATKASEAGELPSTELLEAMGKFNEELVNAGIMKSGDGLKPSSTGMRVRFRGNERIVTDGPFIETAELIAGYWQWEVDSMDEALEWVKRCPNPMTEESDIEIRQFYEMADFAENDPDGNIAEQESQLQTATAMQESTLTPYLFFGGRCDEALAFYKQSLGANVVMLMRFSESPDPVPEGMLQDGFENKVMHATVRIGQQNIMCSDGCGDATSFNGFRLTLSQPSTDECKRAFEALAEGGNIDMPLSKTFWATLYGMVTDKFGVGWMVMVPEPQN, from the coding sequence ATGAGAGTCATGGTTATCGTGAAAGCAACGAAAGCTTCTGAAGCGGGCGAACTGCCAAGTACCGAATTGCTGGAAGCAATGGGCAAATTTAACGAAGAATTGGTCAACGCAGGAATCATGAAATCGGGCGACGGTCTAAAGCCCAGCTCGACCGGGATGCGAGTCCGTTTCCGCGGTAACGAGCGAATCGTCACCGACGGCCCGTTCATCGAAACAGCTGAATTAATCGCTGGCTATTGGCAGTGGGAAGTCGACTCGATGGACGAAGCGCTCGAGTGGGTAAAGCGGTGCCCTAACCCGATGACGGAGGAATCCGACATCGAAATCCGACAGTTCTACGAAATGGCGGATTTTGCTGAAAACGATCCTGATGGCAACATCGCTGAACAGGAATCCCAATTGCAGACCGCAACCGCAATGCAGGAAAGCACGCTCACCCCGTACCTCTTCTTCGGTGGTCGATGTGATGAGGCCCTCGCGTTTTACAAACAATCTCTCGGCGCGAACGTCGTAATGCTGATGCGATTTAGCGAAAGCCCCGATCCCGTCCCCGAAGGAATGCTACAGGATGGATTCGAAAACAAAGTCATGCACGCGACCGTCCGAATTGGCCAACAGAACATAATGTGCTCAGATGGATGCGGTGACGCAACAAGTTTCAACGGCTTTCGTTTAACTCTATCGCAGCCGTCAACCGACGAGTGCAAGCGAGCCTTCGAAGCCCTAGCAGAGGGCGGAAACATCGATATGCCGCTGTCCAAAACGTTTTGGGCTACGCTTTATGGAATGGTAACGGATAAGTTTGGGGTCGGATGGATGGTGATGGTCCCGGAACCACAAAACTAG
- a CDS encoding YciI family protein: MKYMLLIYGSEDCWTEDERRECMIESMAISKELESQGKLIASAPLHSVQTATSVRVRSDRQEITDGPFAETTEQLGGYYIIDVDNLDEAIAISARLPPAKKGTVEIRPIFPLPE, translated from the coding sequence ATGAAATACATGTTGCTAATCTACGGATCGGAGGACTGCTGGACCGAGGACGAACGCAGGGAGTGCATGATCGAATCGATGGCGATCAGCAAGGAACTGGAGTCGCAAGGCAAACTAATCGCTTCCGCTCCACTGCACTCTGTCCAGACTGCAACCAGCGTCCGAGTCCGCAGCGACCGACAGGAAATCACCGACGGCCCTTTCGCAGAAACGACCGAGCAACTGGGCGGCTACTACATCATCGATGTCGATAATTTAGACGAAGCGATCGCCATATCAGCCAGACTTCCGCCGGCAAAAAAAGGAACCGTGGAAATCCGACCGATCTTTCCGCTACCCGAATAG
- a CDS encoding sodium:solute symporter family protein: MILTAVDYLVIAAYFAITLGIGLWFRNRASKDITEYFISGRSLPWWIAGTSMVATTFAADTPLAVTGLTIQHGLAGNWVWWSFALGGMITVFVYAKLWRRSGVMTDVELVELRYSGKPAALLRGSRAIYIALIVNPIIIGWVTSAMFMVLDETIFYEVPASALEQTVFGAHALSVRPWLIIFGTLAMVGLYGTMSGMWGVAVADAFQFCLGMFGCIALAWLAISHFGGASQLEAKVIENFGEGGSAAFDLIPDFSGDNAWLPLHVFLLLMLVQWWATWYPGAEPGGGGFVVQRMAACKDERHSLLATLWFQIAHYCVRPWPWLIVALAALAMYPDLRQGELADPAFNSGVGFPRVMRDLSPPGLRGLLTVTFFAAFMSTLSTQMNWGASYLVRDVYQRFISPDASDRQLNRASRYASVIVLVAGGIASVLMFGQSVDAAWRLLLALGAGTGAVFMLRWFWWRINAWTEIVSMFGSLVFFFTVEPLAVVTGMVTPDGDGPVLGPEVKMFAVAVMTIVLWLIVTWLTPPVDAETLDRFYQKVRPDGPFWKPVADRNPTVIVDRDLGLSIFAAICATGIVYAVLPGVGNLIFGHYQTAIVCGLVAIVLSVVVAILVKRLTRGQEENT, from the coding sequence ATGATACTGACCGCTGTTGACTATTTGGTGATCGCGGCCTATTTCGCAATCACCCTTGGGATCGGACTCTGGTTCCGGAACCGAGCCAGTAAGGACATCACGGAGTATTTCATTTCGGGGCGGTCGTTGCCGTGGTGGATTGCCGGGACGTCGATGGTTGCTACGACATTTGCTGCCGACACGCCGTTGGCGGTGACCGGTTTGACGATACAGCACGGTCTTGCCGGGAACTGGGTTTGGTGGTCGTTTGCACTGGGGGGCATGATTACGGTTTTCGTCTATGCCAAACTGTGGCGGCGAAGCGGCGTGATGACCGATGTCGAACTAGTGGAGCTGCGTTACTCTGGAAAACCGGCCGCCCTGCTGCGAGGTTCACGTGCGATCTACATTGCCTTGATCGTCAATCCAATCATCATCGGTTGGGTGACGTCGGCGATGTTCATGGTGTTGGACGAGACCATTTTTTATGAGGTCCCGGCTTCGGCGCTGGAGCAGACCGTGTTTGGCGCACATGCGCTCTCCGTCCGTCCATGGCTGATCATTTTCGGGACGCTGGCGATGGTGGGGTTGTACGGCACGATGTCGGGAATGTGGGGCGTTGCGGTCGCCGATGCGTTTCAGTTTTGTTTAGGCATGTTCGGCTGCATTGCGCTTGCATGGCTGGCAATTTCGCACTTTGGTGGAGCTTCGCAACTAGAAGCGAAAGTGATCGAGAATTTTGGCGAAGGGGGATCCGCCGCGTTTGATCTAATTCCTGATTTTTCAGGGGACAACGCATGGCTGCCGTTGCATGTTTTTTTGCTTCTGATGTTGGTGCAGTGGTGGGCGACTTGGTATCCCGGCGCAGAACCGGGCGGAGGTGGATTTGTTGTCCAGCGGATGGCCGCTTGCAAGGATGAACGACATTCACTGCTGGCAACTCTCTGGTTTCAGATCGCTCACTATTGTGTCCGCCCATGGCCATGGCTGATTGTGGCGCTGGCCGCGCTGGCGATGTATCCCGATCTACGTCAGGGGGAACTTGCCGACCCCGCGTTTAATTCGGGCGTCGGATTCCCGAGAGTGATGCGTGACCTTAGTCCACCCGGGCTGCGAGGTTTGTTGACGGTCACTTTCTTCGCGGCGTTTATGTCGACGCTAAGTACTCAAATGAACTGGGGGGCATCTTATTTGGTGCGCGATGTCTACCAGCGTTTCATTTCCCCTGATGCCAGCGACCGGCAATTGAACCGTGCCTCACGTTACGCGTCGGTGATCGTATTGGTTGCTGGTGGAATCGCTTCGGTGTTGATGTTTGGTCAGTCGGTGGATGCGGCTTGGCGATTGTTGTTGGCACTTGGTGCAGGGACGGGGGCGGTGTTCATGTTGCGTTGGTTCTGGTGGCGGATCAATGCTTGGACGGAAATCGTGTCCATGTTCGGTTCGCTGGTCTTTTTCTTCACGGTCGAGCCGCTTGCGGTGGTGACGGGGATGGTCACGCCCGACGGTGATGGACCCGTCCTGGGGCCTGAGGTGAAGATGTTTGCAGTCGCCGTGATGACGATTGTGTTGTGGTTGATCGTGACCTGGCTGACGCCTCCCGTTGATGCCGAAACGCTTGATCGTTTTTATCAGAAGGTAAGGCCGGACGGACCCTTTTGGAAACCGGTCGCCGATCGTAATCCCACGGTGATCGTCGACCGAGACTTGGGGCTGTCGATCTTTGCAGCGATTTGTGCAACAGGGATCGTCTACGCCGTCTTGCCCGGAGTCGGCAATCTTATTTTCGGACATTACCAAACCGCGATCGTTTGCGGTCTGGTCGCGATTGTTTTAAGCGTGGTGGTTGCCATATTGGTCAAACGTTTAACACGCGGACAGGAAGAGAACACGTGA
- a CDS encoding four helix bundle protein: protein MRIFIRVNLKRGCRATLYLLRGFGVMREFDHERLNVYQRSICFVAWTSELLDSIPKSQSVHNQLDRASTSVPLNIAEGNGKYKEADRCKYFNTARGSALECAACLDVMVAKGLLDRELAKTGKQTLIQIVSMLVGLIRSNSAGRTH from the coding sequence TTGAGAATTTTCATCCGAGTCAATTTGAAGCGGGGATGCAGGGCAACTCTCTATTTACTGCGGGGCTTTGGGGTGATGCGGGAATTTGACCATGAGAGACTGAATGTTTACCAGCGTTCGATTTGCTTTGTTGCTTGGACATCCGAACTTCTTGATTCGATCCCAAAATCACAATCGGTTCACAACCAATTAGATCGTGCCTCGACCTCCGTCCCTCTGAACATTGCGGAAGGAAATGGAAAATACAAAGAGGCGGACCGTTGCAAATACTTCAATACCGCAAGAGGTTCTGCGCTGGAATGTGCGGCCTGCTTGGACGTTATGGTCGCGAAAGGTTTACTCGACCGTGAACTTGCAAAAACGGGGAAACAGACGCTGATCCAAATTGTCTCGATGCTGGTTGGCTTAATCCGGTCGAATTCGGCGGGGCGTACTCACTGA
- a CDS encoding VOC family protein, which produces MNKKGLEMNPVCWFEIYVQDMPRATAFYETVLGVSLEHLPAPSGEIELMAFPMAMDRPGAAGALTKMDGVKSGGNSTLVYFSCEDCAMEASLVQAAGGSIQKPKTALGQYGFMVLAMDTEGNLFGLHSQK; this is translated from the coding sequence ATGAACAAAAAAGGGCTAGAAATGAATCCGGTTTGCTGGTTCGAGATTTACGTGCAAGACATGCCGCGTGCAACGGCTTTCTACGAAACCGTTTTGGGCGTCAGCCTAGAGCACCTTCCCGCGCCCAGCGGAGAGATCGAATTGATGGCATTCCCTATGGCGATGGACCGTCCTGGAGCGGCTGGTGCCTTAACGAAAATGGACGGAGTTAAATCGGGCGGAAACAGCACGCTCGTCTACTTTTCCTGCGAAGACTGTGCTATGGAAGCGTCCCTTGTCCAGGCCGCAGGCGGCAGCATCCAAAAACCCAAGACCGCGCTCGGTCAATACGGCTTCATGGTGTTGGCCATGGATACCGAAGGAAACCTGTTCGGACTTCACTCACAGAAATGA
- a CDS encoding DoxX family protein, translated as MNGSKKARITGWVLSILISLFLIVASASGKFTEWEGKAEMFEKMGWSEDVMFKIGIVEVAIAVLFLIPRTAFVAAILLAAYLGGATATHVRAEEAFFIPIVFGVIAWIALGLRQPEVFRLAFGKPNALTERNL; from the coding sequence ATGAACGGATCAAAGAAAGCTCGGATCACCGGTTGGGTTCTAAGCATTCTCATTTCACTATTCTTAATCGTTGCAAGCGCGTCGGGAAAGTTTACCGAATGGGAAGGAAAAGCTGAAATGTTCGAGAAAATGGGATGGAGCGAAGATGTAATGTTTAAAATCGGCATCGTCGAAGTTGCGATCGCGGTCCTCTTTTTGATACCCCGCACCGCGTTCGTCGCGGCAATCCTGCTGGCCGCATACCTAGGGGGTGCAACGGCAACCCACGTCCGTGCTGAAGAAGCGTTCTTCATCCCGATCGTTTTCGGAGTCATCGCGTGGATCGCGCTTGGATTACGTCAACCGGAAGTATTTCGACTTGCCTTTGGCAAACCCAACGCACTAACAGAGAGGAACCTTTAA
- a CDS encoding RNA polymerase sigma factor, giving the protein MPQPIQLQIDQIFRDASRQVFASLARGFCDLDLAEDAMQEAFATATIQWPHSGVPDNPIAWLITTGRFKAVDVIRRREKLKEISAEVANRLKQVAQVNASRSGAQIEDDRLRLIFTCCHPAIDLKIQVPLTLREVCGLTTDEIARAFLTTPATMAQRIVRGKAKIRDAAIPFAIPELADLPDRLDSVLSVIYLIFNEGYSASSGDSLTRADLSSEAIRLCRLLLELLEDAEVMGLLALMLLHESRRETRQTSDGDIVLLEDQDRSRWDQDLITEGQRLIERSLASRRFGFYTIQAAISAVHAGAASPNETDWNQIVALYNVLLRIEPSPVIELNRAVAVAMHDGPESGLKLIEAILDRGELLNYSLAHAARGELLRRIGRTTDASEALETALTMTQQASEKRFLTKKLAKLRSL; this is encoded by the coding sequence ATGCCCCAGCCTATCCAACTACAAATCGACCAGATTTTCCGCGATGCGTCGCGGCAGGTTTTTGCCTCGTTGGCTCGTGGGTTTTGCGATCTTGACTTGGCTGAAGACGCTATGCAGGAGGCGTTCGCTACAGCGACCATTCAATGGCCCCACTCAGGCGTCCCCGATAATCCAATCGCTTGGCTGATAACCACCGGTCGTTTCAAAGCGGTAGATGTGATCCGTCGCCGCGAAAAACTAAAAGAAATCAGTGCCGAAGTTGCCAACCGGTTAAAGCAGGTCGCTCAGGTTAATGCGTCTCGCTCCGGCGCCCAGATTGAAGATGACCGATTGCGGTTGATCTTTACTTGTTGCCACCCGGCGATCGACTTAAAAATCCAAGTCCCTCTCACGCTGCGTGAAGTCTGTGGTCTGACTACCGATGAGATCGCTCGAGCGTTCCTGACAACCCCAGCGACGATGGCTCAGCGTATCGTTCGAGGCAAAGCAAAAATCCGCGATGCCGCGATTCCATTTGCCATTCCTGAGCTGGCAGACCTCCCCGATAGACTTGATTCAGTGCTATCGGTGATCTATTTGATCTTCAACGAAGGCTATTCCGCATCAAGCGGTGATTCGCTCACGCGAGCCGACCTGTCCAGCGAAGCCATCAGGCTCTGCCGGCTGTTACTCGAATTACTAGAAGACGCCGAAGTGATGGGCCTGCTCGCGCTGATGCTGCTTCATGAATCGCGCCGAGAGACTCGTCAGACCAGCGACGGCGACATCGTCCTCCTTGAAGATCAAGACCGTAGCCGCTGGGACCAAGACTTGATTACCGAAGGGCAACGTTTGATTGAACGTTCGCTCGCGTCTCGGCGATTCGGGTTTTACACGATCCAAGCGGCGATCTCCGCCGTCCATGCCGGTGCCGCGTCCCCTAACGAAACGGATTGGAATCAGATCGTCGCGTTATACAACGTGCTGCTACGGATCGAGCCATCCCCAGTAATCGAACTCAACCGAGCCGTCGCCGTCGCGATGCATGATGGACCCGAATCGGGGCTAAAGCTCATTGAAGCAATTCTCGACCGCGGTGAACTGCTTAACTATTCGCTTGCCCACGCCGCTCGTGGCGAACTGCTTCGGCGGATCGGTCGAACAACGGACGCAAGCGAAGCTCTCGAAACAGCGTTGACGATGACCCAGCAGGCATCCGAGAAACGTTTTCTCACGAAAAAGCTAGCGAAATTGCGATCTCTATAA
- a CDS encoding DUF1501 domain-containing protein — MSTNRRNFLYSMGTSLGSVALSAMLADEAAATSPSNAAKPTGPMAPKQGHFPAKAKNCIFLMMEGGPSHIDTFDPKPSLGKMHLKEFTRKGEQKSAMESGKRYYVESPFGFTKHGESGADMADNWTHLASVADDLCFYRGCQVDSVNHPTAMYQMNCGNRFGGDPGLGAWITYGLGSENQNLPGFLVLPEVSYPQGGAANWSNGYLPAFYQGTPLRPKGSPILDLRPPAGVTSERQRANLDFLSQINATHAAEHPGHDDLNARIESYELAFRMQTEVPNAIDLSGEDSRTLDMYGIDGKATDSFGRKCLLARKMVEKGVRFIQLYNGSWDSHDYIERAHGNLVRGVDQPIAALIKDLKQRGLLESTLVVWCGEFGRTPDNGVRGGVAYGRDHNPNAMTIWMAGGGCKAGHTIGATDELGMSAVENVHHVRDFHCTLLRLLGLDDNKLTYYHAGRFKQLSQFGGKVIGELIAG; from the coding sequence ATGTCTACTAATCGCCGAAATTTCCTGTACTCGATGGGGACATCTCTGGGCAGCGTCGCCCTGTCCGCAATGCTGGCGGACGAAGCGGCCGCGACATCGCCGTCCAACGCAGCGAAACCGACTGGTCCGATGGCACCCAAACAAGGTCATTTTCCAGCCAAGGCAAAGAACTGCATCTTTCTGATGATGGAAGGGGGGCCATCGCATATCGATACGTTCGATCCCAAACCATCGCTTGGCAAAATGCACCTGAAGGAGTTCACCCGCAAAGGCGAACAAAAATCGGCGATGGAAAGCGGCAAACGCTACTACGTGGAAAGTCCCTTCGGATTTACCAAACATGGCGAAAGTGGTGCCGACATGGCGGACAACTGGACGCACCTGGCATCGGTCGCCGATGACCTGTGCTTCTATCGCGGATGTCAAGTCGATAGCGTCAATCACCCGACAGCGATGTATCAGATGAACTGCGGTAATCGTTTTGGCGGCGATCCGGGATTGGGCGCATGGATCACCTACGGACTGGGAAGCGAGAATCAAAACCTGCCAGGATTTTTGGTGCTGCCTGAAGTGTCGTACCCGCAGGGGGGGGCCGCGAACTGGAGCAATGGTTACTTGCCAGCCTTCTACCAAGGAACGCCGCTACGCCCCAAAGGCTCCCCTATTCTGGACCTGCGGCCGCCGGCTGGTGTGACTTCAGAGAGGCAACGGGCGAACCTGGACTTTTTGAGTCAAATCAACGCCACCCACGCTGCGGAACACCCGGGACATGACGATCTGAACGCCCGGATCGAAAGTTATGAACTCGCTTTTCGTATGCAGACGGAAGTTCCCAATGCAATCGACCTGTCCGGTGAAGATTCACGCACGCTGGACATGTACGGTATCGATGGGAAGGCGACCGATTCTTTCGGTCGCAAATGTTTACTGGCTCGAAAGATGGTCGAAAAAGGCGTTCGCTTTATCCAGCTGTACAACGGGTCCTGGGACAGCCATGACTATATCGAAAGGGCACATGGCAATCTGGTTCGAGGCGTCGACCAACCGATCGCGGCGTTGATCAAAGATCTGAAACAACGAGGGCTTCTTGAAAGCACGCTCGTCGTCTGGTGCGGCGAGTTCGGTCGGACGCCAGACAACGGGGTACGAGGCGGAGTCGCCTATGGACGCGACCATAACCCCAATGCGATGACGATCTGGATGGCAGGCGGAGGTTGCAAAGCAGGCCACACGATCGGGGCAACGGATGAATTAGGCATGTCGGCTGTCGAAAACGTCCATCACGTCCGCGATTTCCATTGCACGCTGCTGCGGTTGTTAGGACTGGACGACAACAAACTGACCTATTACCACGCCGGCCGCTTTAAACAGCTCAGCCAGTTCGGCGGCAAAGTCATCGGAGAACTGATCGCCGGGTAG